From Candidatus Omnitrophota bacterium, one genomic window encodes:
- a CDS encoding TrmO family methyltransferase → MKKEIKLKPIGMIHTPYKDPKGMPIQGKFKRGVTGAAKIFPEYKAGLKDIDGFSHVILIYHFHRSKEERVTGKPFLEDVEHGIFAIRSPHRPNYIHGIINIVGAHCNVPLLEKHFKTGKIPERTRSEQEIYRHAGSMAKEHT, encoded by the coding sequence ATGAAAAAAGAGATCAAATTAAAGCCTATAGGAATGATTCATACGCCGTATAAAGACCCCAAAGGCATGCCTATTCAGGGCAAGTTTAAGAGGGGAGTTACCGGCGCCGCCAAAATATTCCCTGAATATAAAGCGGGGTTAAAAGACATTGATGGGTTTTCGCATGTCATTCTGATCTACCATTTCCACCGTTCAAAAGAGGAGCGGGTTACGGGCAAACCCTTCCTTGAGGACGTTGAGCATGGGATTTTCGCGATCAGGAGTCCGCACAGGCCGAATTATATTCATGGAATAATCAATATCGTAGGGGCACATTGCAATGTGCCCCTACTTGAGAAGCATTTTAAGACAGGTAAAATACCCGAACGCACAAGATCGGAACAAGAAATATATAGGCATGCGGGATCCATGGCGAAAGAACATACGTAA
- a CDS encoding hemerythrin domain-containing protein, with the protein MMPVGPLMIEHRIIERMIKIMRAKLENISKEGKVDPVFIDTAVDFIRTYADRCHHGKEEDILFRDLAKKKISDEHKRIMNELIEEHKMGRNNVKNLIEAKEKYVRGDNGALTEIVSNIETLVNFYPKHIEKEDKHFFLPCMDYFTDVEKDAMLNEMWEFDRKMIHEKYTKVVECYEKRDQIKAYRNDSYAV; encoded by the coding sequence ATGATGCCGGTAGGACCTTTAATGATAGAGCACAGGATTATAGAGCGGATGATCAAGATAATGCGGGCTAAATTGGAAAATATCAGCAAAGAAGGTAAGGTCGACCCTGTTTTTATTGATACCGCCGTTGATTTCATAAGGACATACGCTGACAGATGCCATCATGGCAAAGAGGAAGATATCTTATTCAGGGATCTCGCGAAGAAGAAAATCTCCGATGAACATAAGAGAATTATGAATGAGCTTATCGAAGAGCATAAGATGGGCAGAAACAATGTTAAAAACCTTATTGAGGCAAAAGAAAAATATGTCCGTGGTGATAACGGGGCCTTAACGGAGATAGTGTCAAATATAGAAACCTTGGTTAATTTTTATCCCAAGCACATTGAGAAAGAAGACAAGCATTTTTTCCTACCGTGCATGGATTATTTTACCGATGTTGAGAAGGATGCCATGCTGAACGAGATGTGGGAATTTGACCGCAAGATGATCCATGAGAAATATACGAAAGTTGTCGAATGTTATGAAAAAAGAGATCAAATTAAAGCCTATAGGAATGATTCATACGCCGTATAA
- a CDS encoding class I SAM-dependent methyltransferase gives MKQWYESLFENYAHKYDKECFVQGTVGECDFIEQEISRDKSLKIIDIGCGTGRHAIELTKRGYNVTGVDLSEDQIKRAKEKAQEAGLAIDFQTQDARDLPFEGEFDLAIMLCEGGFSLMETDKMNFAILKSAARALNDHGKFIFTTLNGLFPLFHSVKEFYESAQKEGQSQCKDCSFDLMTFRDHNTVVFEDDSGNKRELKCNERYYVPSEITWLLKTLGFKKIDIFGAKLGAYSRNDKLTTDDFEMLVVAEK, from the coding sequence ATGAAACAATGGTACGAATCATTATTTGAAAATTACGCCCATAAATACGATAAAGAGTGTTTTGTGCAGGGCACTGTGGGCGAATGCGACTTTATCGAGCAGGAGATTAGTCGCGATAAATCTTTAAAGATCATCGATATCGGATGCGGTACCGGCCGTCACGCTATTGAACTGACAAAAAGGGGATATAACGTGACCGGCGTTGACCTGTCTGAGGACCAGATCAAAAGGGCAAAAGAAAAAGCCCAAGAAGCAGGGCTGGCTATCGACTTTCAAACACAAGACGCCCGCGATCTCCCTTTCGAAGGCGAATTCGATCTGGCCATTATGCTTTGTGAGGGTGGGTTCTCTCTCATGGAAACGGATAAAATGAATTTCGCGATCCTCAAGAGCGCGGCCAGAGCTTTGAACGATCATGGCAAGTTCATTTTCACCACATTAAACGGATTGTTCCCACTGTTTCATTCGGTCAAGGAATTCTATGAGTCAGCCCAGAAAGAAGGCCAGTCCCAGTGTAAAGACTGCTCTTTTGACCTGATGACTTTTCGAGATCATAACACTGTTGTTTTTGAGGACGATTCCGGCAATAAAAGGGAACTTAAGTGTAACGAGCGTTATTACGTGCCCAGTGAGATAACATGGCTTTTAAAAACACTCGGGTTTAAAAAGATCGACATCTTTGGCGCGAAGCTGGGAGCGTATTCGAGAAACGATAAACTGACTACCGATGACTTTGAAATGCTTGTTGTGGCCGAAAAATAA
- a CDS encoding transposase, translating into MPGSRKSIRLKNYDYTQQGAYYVTVCVNDRKCLFGDVRNGEMVLNEFGTIVQNEWIKTSEMRENIDLDEFIVMPNHIHGIINIVGAHCNVPLHDRVEKFGRSISNSIPTIIKLFKSTTTKQINQLRKTPRKPVWQRNFYEHVIRDGSGLNRIREYIINNPANWEKDEYYG; encoded by the coding sequence ATGCCCGGAAGCCGAAAATCAATCAGATTAAAGAATTACGATTACACGCAACAAGGCGCGTATTATGTGACGGTGTGTGTCAATGACCGCAAATGTTTGTTTGGCGATGTCCGTAATGGGGAAATGGTATTGAATGAATTCGGGACAATTGTTCAAAATGAATGGATAAAAACATCGGAAATGCGTGAAAATATCGATTTGGATGAATTTATCGTTATGCCTAATCATATTCATGGAATAATCAATATAGTAGGGGCACATTGCAATGTGCCCCTACATGATCGGGTTGAAAAATTTGGACGATCAATATCAAATTCAATACCGACGATTATCAAATTATTTAAATCGACAACAACGAAACAAATCAATCAATTGCGCAAAACACCGCGGAAACCGGTTTGGCAACGCAATTTTTATGAACATGTTATCCGGGATGGATCCGGTCTTAACAGGATCCGTGAATACATCATCAATAACCCGGCCAATTGGGAGAAAGACGAGTATTACGGATAA
- a CDS encoding radical SAM protein, whose product MTDLILINPYPEDAYGINEGTVEPPLGPAYLGAIAERSGIRCGIIDANVLRMGTDDVLSAVKEAAPRMVGITVNLYTYQTALKLADGIKEALPGVVVIMGGPTPSSTPVKVLDSCRADAVIVGEGEETFEEILRNYKSSKPLFDDINGVVYKDGEEIVVNNPRGFMKEIDDIPMPAYHLLPDLKTYRSRARKKPVAPILTSRGCPYQCVFCSKDVFKNVCRMRTPENIIKEIDMLVSRYGVKQIDILDDNFTLDRKRTERILDLIIDRGYDLYINCQSGVRTESLDQALIDKMVKAKIWKMPIGVESGDPDMLRKIKKRLDLDHVLKVSHMARKAGMIVYGFFIIGLPGDTPESMQKTIDFAKKMDPHIANFCLSIPFPGTELYDMVKNGGGKFLVDIDNGISAGFYSNEVFYEMDGMDRNIVLKYYKKAIRDFYFRPGKMLELASTMGSKEEFKWLVETGFSVLRNMWKKN is encoded by the coding sequence ATGACGGACCTGATACTGATCAATCCATATCCTGAGGACGCGTACGGTATAAACGAAGGTACGGTAGAACCGCCTCTCGGGCCGGCTTATCTCGGCGCCATAGCCGAGCGCTCAGGCATAAGATGCGGTATCATAGACGCTAATGTCCTGCGGATGGGGACAGATGATGTGCTCTCCGCCGTTAAAGAGGCCGCGCCGCGTATGGTAGGGATAACAGTTAACCTTTATACTTACCAGACCGCGCTTAAACTGGCGGACGGGATCAAGGAAGCCCTTCCCGGTGTCGTGGTCATAATGGGGGGGCCGACCCCGTCGAGTACTCCCGTTAAAGTCCTGGATTCCTGCCGGGCTGATGCGGTGATAGTGGGCGAAGGGGAAGAGACTTTTGAGGAGATATTGAGAAATTATAAGTCGTCGAAGCCGCTGTTCGATGATATTAACGGTGTTGTATATAAGGACGGGGAAGAGATAGTTGTAAATAATCCCCGTGGGTTCATGAAAGAGATAGATGATATCCCCATGCCGGCCTACCATCTGCTCCCGGATCTCAAGACATACAGGTCACGCGCCAGAAAAAAACCAGTGGCGCCTATCCTTACCAGCAGGGGGTGCCCTTACCAGTGCGTGTTCTGCAGCAAGGATGTTTTCAAGAATGTCTGCCGGATGAGGACGCCGGAGAACATAATCAAAGAGATAGATATGCTGGTGAGCCGTTACGGGGTGAAGCAGATCGATATACTTGACGACAATTTCACTCTCGACAGGAAGCGGACCGAAAGGATATTGGATCTTATTATAGACAGGGGATATGACCTGTACATCAACTGTCAGTCCGGGGTGAGGACGGAGAGCCTGGATCAGGCGCTTATAGATAAGATGGTGAAGGCAAAGATCTGGAAAATGCCTATAGGCGTGGAGTCCGGTGACCCGGATATGCTCAGGAAGATAAAAAAGCGACTGGACCTGGACCATGTGCTCAAGGTCTCCCATATGGCCAGGAAAGCGGGTATGATAGTATATGGGTTCTTCATCATAGGGTTACCGGGGGATACGCCGGAAAGCATGCAGAAAACCATAGACTTCGCAAAAAAGATGGACCCGCATATAGCCAATTTTTGTCTTTCCATCCCGTTCCCGGGGACAGAACTTTATGATATGGTCAAGAATGGCGGAGGGAAGTTCCTCGTGGACATAGATAACGGTATAAGTGCTGGTTTCTATTCCAACGAGGTCTTTTACGAGATGGACGGCATGGACAGGAATATCGTCCTGAAGTATTATAAGAAGGCCATAAGGGATTTTTATTTCCGGCCGGGAAAGATGCTTGAGCTCGCGTCGACCATGGGCTCCAAAGAGGAGTTCAAGTGGCTTGTCGAGACAGGATTCTCGGTATTGAGGAACATGTGGAAGAAAAATTAA